The genomic interval GGTCCCTCAGCCTGATCAGTGCCTCCTTGAGCCGTTCATTGTTTCTCTCCATTTGCAACCACCCGGTGCTCGCCCGTTCCTCGGTCGACATCCCCTTTGTGAATTCGGCGTTTTCCTCCCGGAGAATCTCCACCTCGAGCTCCAGCTCTTCGCTTTTCTGCTTCAGTGCTTCCAGTTCCACCTTGAGCACCTCGGccgtctcctccgccatctcccGATCCAGCGTTGCCAGCTCAAGCGCACTTTCATGGCTCTCCTGCATCTCCTCGACTGCATAAAACCTTGTTTCTGCCTCCTTGAGCTGTTTCCTCAAATCCGCAatctcttgctgctgaggctggtATTTGATCTGTAACGTCTGAATAATTCTCTCAAACttatccctctcccccttgaTTTTCTCCAAGTTGTTCAGCTTTTCTCTGTCTTCGATCCgtttcttctccagcacgCGCAGTTTGGCCTTGAGAtcttcaatctccttctGCGCAGCGGCTGTGCTGGGCGCATTTCGTGACGATACAGAAGCAGTGGCAATGGGTGATTTTGCTGCCCCTCCACCTGCCGGTGGTAGGGACGTCGTGGCGAGCTTCTCCAGCGCTGCCGTTCGGACTTGGACGGGGCTGGTGGGTTGAGGGGATAATATCTCGTCATCGCTGCTTTTGCGGGATTCGGCACGGGAAGTCTTGTTGACGCTCGAAACGGACGAGGCGGAGCTCTGCCTCGCGCCAGGAACACGAGTTGATGCCGGTCTCGATCCAACTCCGGTGGCAAGTCCACCTCTGGTGCTGAGTGTGCGCGGAGGAGCACTACTCTgtcttggggttgaagaagctgtcGAGACCTGGCGGGTTTGTCTGGGCACGGGCGGCGGGGCCATAGAGGGCCTGCTGGTGGCAGAAGCAGGTCGAGGTCTGACGGCCAAGGCGCCGGGTTTGACATTGGCATTGGAGGGTGTGACGGTTCGTGATGGTGCCGCGCTGGTTGGGGAGCGATTAAGCTGCTTCGTTGGTGATTTCGTGGGACTCTACACGGACCGAATTAGCTTTCCAGGCCCCTGACGCATAGTAAACAGAGCAGAACCCACCCTCACACTGCCCCTTCTAGGTACTGGACTCGGGCTGGGTGCATTCAAGCTCATTCGTTTTCCCAGACTCGGATCACTGGTAGAGGACGAGGCCCCCTTgttggagctgttggagaaCAGGCTGCTTGGGCGAGATCCTTTTTTGGCGCCGGCTGGCTTGGGTGGCTGTGATGGAACAGGAGCAGGAGCCGTGACGGTGACTGTGACGGGCCTTACGAACATGCCATATCCCATGGCACATTCGAAATAGCGCTCTCCCTGAACCATGCCATCATTCTTTCCGGATCCATCGTCGAGCTCGACACCAACCCATTCGCCCACGGCGAAGTGTGTTTGGCCAACATATCGAATAGTTCCAGTGCGGCCGTCGCTCAGCTGTATTTTCTGCCCAACCGCTAAATCGGACATGATGACCTGGGATCACCGGTGATCTTTCATGTCATGCCTTTGGTGGGGAGCGTAAAATGGTGGCCGTTGTCGTTTGCTGTCAAATGTTTTGTGTGGTCAAACGGGACCGTGTTGAATGCACGTCAATGCCGTCGACGCGATGGGGCCAACCGCTCCTGAGCTCCACAGCCTAATGTGGGGAGCTCTTGGCACACTGTTGTGCCTGGAAAactgggttggggttgttgttgctgatcgaaacagggttagggttattcCGTCGGCCTTCACACAGCATCTCAACCAAAGAATTGCTTTTCTACAGTAGTGGTCGTGGTTTGCAAACTTGGGAAATATTAAGGCATGCTAAAACGAATATGGAACAGAAACATCCCTTGAATTCCCGCACAAGCACAGGAAAACTGTAGTCATGTTGATATGAAAAATAACGTCATCAACACTTCAAGCTGGAGTCATACATGAACGATTTGCATCAGCTTTTGAATTCTTCTGTTTTGCTAGCTCCCTTTCCGAGCTTCATCTGTGGGGAATAGGCCACGCGCATGATACCTTGCTCTCTCCCCGACCAAACCCACCCTATCATCCATCCTCTGCCCGCCCGAGAATCTCTACCCTTTCCTTGCCTGACCCGCACCAACGAGAAATATACAAACCCACACCCCCTGCTCCGTGTGTGAAGAACGCCTGGCTAGTGTGATATAAGTGCCGAAAGGACAAATTACAATAGACGATAAACAAATTGTAgggtgaaaagaaaaggtaaaCGCCAgcgggatggagggggtgtaagaaagaggaaggatCCCACCATTTTATCGTCTTGTATGAGTGAAACGAAATAAAGCTTTTGTTTTCCCGGCTCCTCGCTCCCTACTCCAAGTTCCCATACATGAATTGAAAATAAAATCAACGACTCATAACGGACGGCATTCGCAAAGGTAAAGTATCTttcccctttctttctcgcTACTCATCCCTGAGTATCGCTTAAACACAGGCCGTCGAGGGTACGATATGTCGTGGTCTCGTATCTCTATCGGGGCGTCGAGGAATCCAGTTTGACATAGGCCTCCTGGACAGCCTTGATGTCGCGACCATCCATCTCCAAGACTGTAACCCAGTCTCGAAGCTGGATACTTTTGCctttctccttgtcctcccgCCAGGTGCCCAGACGGGGAGCCTTGCCATCCTGGGTCAGTGTGGCCTTCTCCGACTGTGCTTTACTGCCAGCTGCTGAACCAGGGGTGCCTGGTTCTTGGCCACCGGTCGCTCGGGGTGTGCTTGGGCCACTACCAGATGTCATCCAGCTGtattccttcttctttttcttcccaaAACTGCCCATCAAAGCGCTCAGGGTCTGGTTCGCATTGGCAGTGCTGGATGCCTCGGATAGTCTGGCGGCTGCCGCACCCTTCTTTAGTTCTTTCTTGGAAGGCGCTTTGGCGGCCTCGCCGTCGGGTGCGACTGAACCAGGTGTACCAGGAACGATGGAACCTGCGCGAGATCCGGTCTGGGCTGCATCTGGGTTTAACCGCTTTTGCCGCTTGCGAAGCCGAGCTTCTTCCAGATCTCGCTCAGACGTGGCATTCTGTCTTACAGCGGCGTTGAGGTCCTTGACCACCTTGGCACCCTTGGATGGCACTGGGGCGGTACTGATTGCTTCAAAGGAGCCTGCAGGGATAGGTTAGCAGGGTATACTGCACACGCCAAATCATGTATGACATACGTTTGCGGGGGTTGCCGTTGGCCGTGTCGGCGGGAAGGGAATCAAGACCGGTTCGTAAAGGTACGGCAACATCAGCCCACTCTTGGGGGATCTCGCCATGAGAAGTTGTCTGCCGAATATTGGCGATGCCATTGGCTTCTTCGAGGAGCTCTCTCAGACGGTGTTTTGTGGCGATCGACAAGAGTGCAAGTTGATCGACCAAATAAGCATCATGAGGGATGAAACACCCCTTTGTAGAGACAACCATGCCATCAGGGCCGTGTCTGGATGTCACTGTCACCTTAGGCTGAGGAAACTCTTGGGGAGTTCGCATTTTACCCATGGTTTGCTGCTGGTTCTTGAGCTCCAGATTGAGTGTGAGCCCATGCTCCTTCGCAATTTTGTCCGCGCGATAATGCAGGTTAGGGACGATCAAGAAAGGGTTCCTGAGCTCATTGCTTCGGGTAACAGCCAATCTTTGGGCCGCCTCGTCCCAGGCTCgcttggcagcctcggctTCAAACTGCTCCTGACTGAGCCCGGTGGCCTCAGCTGGTTGATTCGCTGAACCAGCACCATAAAATGAGCCCTTGTTGCCTGGCGCGTTGGCTGGCAGGCCGGTTCTTGCCTCCTGAGCAAATGAACCACCATACAGCTCCGCTAGGTATTGTTCCTCGGCCCTCAAATCCACGCCTGTTCCAGCGAGAGCATCGCTCACGTCATATTCGTATTCCTTCGTAGTAACCGGCTTCGATGGAGGCAACATGGCACCCggagtggagggagggggaccAATCGGTGCCATTGTGGCATTGGTATACTGTTGCTGTGGAGCTTGCTGGACGGGTTGGGGCTGTATTGGTTGCTGAACCGACTGCGCATGTTGGGGCTGCATCGGCTGTTGGTACTGCTGGCCCTGCTGATACTGCGGAGCCGGCACCTGCTGTTGCGGGTGCGCCTGTccatgctgctgttgggttggcTGCACCTGTCCAAGCTGCTGGGCCTGCGAAacttggtgctgctgttgctgatatTGCGGAGcctgatgttgttgaggcTGCGGGGTGTGGGGGAGACTCGGGATAAGAGGGGTTGTCGGTGTTGGGGTGGCAGTCATCGAGGGTCGGGCTTCAGGCAATGTCAAGCCTGGTTGTTGAGCCGGGGAAGCGGCAGAATGTCCATTCACACCATACTGAGAGGCATACGACGGCGCATTGGGAACCGGAGTGGGCATGTTGGTGTAGTTCGGAGATGTAACAGTGTTCGGAGATGCAACGGCTGCCTGTGGACTCATAGCATACGTCGGCGTACCGTATTGCGACTGTGGTTGCGACGGGGTCTCGACCGATGTTCGGGGTCTCTTATTCGGCGGAATCGAGTACTGAGGCTGTGGAGTGTTGGCAGGCGAAGCCGactgctggggaggagagtaatgttgttgctgcggcggtctttgctgctgctgttgcggcaTCTGCATTTGCTGCATGTGAGGCGAGACCTGAGGAGGGTGAGACACCTGGGGTGcctggggttgtggttgcgCCATCTTTGGAAAGAGCGAAATCGATAATTCGACTTTGCCTGGTGAGCTTGGAAGTGTGGTCGAAGCGGTTGACTGTCGGAAGTTCTGACAAAAAAAGTCGAAGTCGCGTTCGATGTACCCAACAATTCTGGTAACTTCACGGTCGGGAGCAGAAGCTATCGCGATTGTGGGAAACTAAATGAGGGTTGGTCGTCTGTATAGAGAGAGGGCAGAAAAAAGGCGGGACTGCTCTCTAGGTGCGGTGGGAAAAGCGGAGGGTCGAGAGAGGGCCTCGATCTTTGGTAGAAAGTAGAAGCTCCTTCAGACCCGAGCAGGCGCACCTGCGTAGCCGGCCAAAGCACCCTGCCCGGTACCCATCCGACACTCGCTCTGCAATGGGCAAAAGTCGATCAATCGGTTCTCTGATGATTCCTGCTCGTGGTCCGCTGGATTTGGGAGTTGCGCAATCAATGGGGAAGCGGCGCGGGCTGTTCTCGTCGTGAATCGCCTGGAAGGATGTCAAGATTTGAAAGCAGAGCTAACGCCTCACCTCCGAGTCTGTCGCGTCCAGCAAGGTCACGTGGTTACCACCCAGATAAAGTGCCAGACCGTAGCCCACCAGGCCCGTGCACCTGCTTCACCTTAAGCTTGGGCCACCCCAGCACCTTTTGGTAGAGCAGCTGGCAGCTGCCTCACTGAGCAGCGTCGCGCCGGCAGATCTTACACTATTCAACCTTTTATCTCTGGTCTTAttcaacgacaacaaccacctgATCACCCGCAACTTTGAATAGCCCAGTCGCCATCTTCGCACCAATACCTATACACTTCGACTTTGCGGGAATATTGCCTCTTGTATTGCTGCCAATTTTTTCACAAAGTTGCTGCAACACATCCACCTCCCTGCTCTCGATATAATTCTTGCAAGCAGTTTTACAAGAGACGTGAGTTCCTGAAACAACTAACAAGATATTCGATCACGTACACTTATTACCTCCCGCAATGGCCTCCAAGCGCAAAGCTGCCGCCATGGCCTCGGCTACTGTAATTGAGGAGCCTGTTGACCCCAGTGACGAGCTGATGTTTCTCtgtcttggaggaggcaATGAAGTTGGCCGTTCATGTCATATCATTCAATACAAGGGAAAGACAGTCATGGTATGTGCTGAGATGAGGTCAGCGCTCTTCTTACCCTGTCTTAGCTGCTAATGTTTTGTTTGTCATCTAGCTTGATGCCGGCCAACATCCCGCCTATGATGGGCTTGCAGCCCTTCCGTTCTTTGACGACTTTGACCTGAGCACTGTAGATGTGCTTCTCATCAGCCAGTAAGTTGCCCTCTCCGAGTCTAATAGCCCCCTTGGCGAAGCAAGAGTAGCATGGTGTTGGCTTGGGACAACAATGAGTGGAGGTAGACTTGTAATGAGTCGCCGTGTCACTGTCACTCTGTCACTCTTTTCAGCATCATGTACCGTCCatcagcaacatcatcatctccataTGTATTCATATATCAAATACAAGATCTTGTCGCCATTACCACCCTCTGCCTTCATCGTCTCATGCCACCGTCCCTGTGAAGCTTCTCTGAAATCATCATGAGAACACACACCCTGACTGACTGAAATAGTTTCCATATCGATCATGCTGCCTCATTACCCTATGTCTTGGCAAAGACAAACTTCCGCGGTCGTGTGTTCATGACACATCCCACTAAGGCTATCTACAAGTGGTTGATCCAAGACAGCGTCAGAGTCGGCAACACATCgtccaacccaacaacgcAGCTGGTCTACACAGAACAAGACCACTTGAACACATTTCCCCAGATCGAAGCCATCGACTATCATACAACACACACCATCTCGGGCATTCGGGTGACGCCATACCCAGCCGGCCATGTGCTCGGCGCAGCCATGTTTCTTATTGAGATTGCAGGTTTAaacatcttcttcaccggcGATTACTCCCGCGAGCAAGATCGCCACTTGGTATCAGCCCAAGTGCCAAAAGGCGTGAAGATCGATGTCTTGATCACCGAGTCAACATACGGCATTGCCTCCCACGTCCCACGTTTGGAGCGAGAACAGGCCCTCATGAAGTCCATCACAGGCATTCTCAACAGGGGTGGCCGTGTTCTGATGCCCGTTTTTGCCCTCGGCAGAGCCCAGGAGCTTCTTCTTATTCTAGATGAATACTGGGG from Podospora pseudoanserina strain CBS 124.78 chromosome 6, whole genome shotgun sequence carries:
- a CDS encoding hypothetical protein (EggNog:ENOG503NYQQ; COG:S); this translates as MAQPQPQAPQVSHPPQVSPHMQQMQMPQQQQQRPPQQQHYSPPQQSASPANTPQPQYSIPPNKRPRTSVETPSQPQSQYGTPTYAMSPQAAVASPNTVTSPNYTNMPTPVPNAPSYASQYGVNGHSAASPAQQPGLTLPEARPSMTATPTPTTPLIPSLPHTPQPQQHQAPQYQQQQHQVSQAQQLGQVQPTQQQHGQAHPQQQVPAPQYQQGQQYQQPMQPQHAQSVQQPIQPQPVQQAPQQQYTNATMAPIGPPPSTPGAMLPPSKPVTTKEYEYDVSDALAGTGVDLRAEEQYLAELYGGSFAQEARTGLPANAPGNKGSFYGAGSANQPAEATGLSQEQFEAEAAKRAWDEAAQRLAVTRSNELRNPFLIVPNLHYRADKIAKEHGLTLNLELKNQQQTMGKMRTPQEFPQPKVTVTSRHGPDGMVVSTKGCFIPHDAYLVDQLALLSIATKHRLRELLEEANGIANIRQTTSHGEIPQEWADVAVPLRTGLDSLPADTANGNPRKRSFEAISTAPVPSKGAKVVKDLNAAVRQNATSERDLEEARLRKRQKRLNPDAAQTGSRAGSIVPGTPGSVAPDGEAAKAPSKKELKKGAAAARLSEASSTANANQTLSALMGSFGKKKKKEYSWMTSGSGPSTPRATGGQEPGTPGSAAGSKAQSEKATLTQDGKAPRLGTWREDKEKGKSIQLRDWVTVLEMDGRDIKAVQEAYVKLDSSTPR